From Solanum lycopersicum chromosome 8, SLM_r2.1, the proteins below share one genomic window:
- the LOC101247243 gene encoding MuDR family transposase-like protein: MASKKIIAICQSGGEFVTNNEDGFLTYIGGEAYALDINDQTILAEFKKEVAENFQRGTEGMTVKYFLPGNKKTLITISKDKDLKRMMNFVKDSDQVEIFIIYDEAVVENVPNVSASRSTTASEAALTPATPVDMIHCDDLLGVDAAIDTTPLCPYPGSNDENNEKHRRAATQWENTITDVGQRFSSFAEFREALHKYSIAHGFTYRYKKNDSRRVTAKCKVEGCSWCIYASRLPTTQLICIKKMNAKHTCDGAAVKAAYRSTRGWMGSIIKEKLKVAPNYKPKDIAKDIEREYGIQLNYSQARRAKEKAREQLQGSFKEAYSQLPLFCEKIRETNPGSVATIATKEDSSFHRLFIAFHASISGFQQGCRPLLFLDSTLLYAKYQGTLLAAIGIDGNDGVFPVAFAVVDEETSDNWQWFLSELKSAVATSCPITFVSDFQRGIRESLQNVFGEECYHGYCLHYLAEKLNNDLKGQFSHEARRLMIQDLCAAAFAPKLESFERCVENIKAISPEVYNWVSRSEPEHWANAFFGGARYGHLMSNFGKLFYDWVAELNELPITQMVDGLRGKVMELIYARRVESSQWLTTLTPLMEQKLQIDASKARSLHPLPSHGSTFEVRGESVEVVDIDQWDCSCKEWQLNGLACCHSIAVSEYLGRSPYDLCSRYFSTESYHATYAESINPIPHLEKPIKGEPDMEHMVIVVTPPPTKRPPGRPKMKKADTFDIVKRQMQCSKCKGLGHNKKTCGKVNNIDEQDPLLLNGLITVELEETSVSMELEPSLPT; encoded by the exons ATGGCTTCCAAGAAGATAATTGCAATATGTCAATCTGGAGGAGAGTTTGTGACAAACAATGAGGATGGTTTTTTGACATATATAGGTGGAGAGGCTTATGCTTTGGACATCAATGACCAGACAATTTTGGCTGAATTTAAGAAAGAAGTAGCAGAGAACTTTCAGCGTGGCACTGAAGGAATGActgtaaaatattttcttcctgGGAATAAGAAAACTCTCATTACTATTTCTAAAGATAAGGACCTCAAGCGTATGATGAATTTTGTCAAGGATTCTGACCAAGTTGAGATCTTCATAATTTATGATGAAGCTGTTGTAGAAAATGTACCCAATGTCTCTGCTAGTAG GTCAACTACGGCGTCAGAGGCAGCTCTTACTCCCGCTACCCCTGTGGATATGATTCATTGTGATGATCTGCTTGGTGTTGATGCTGCCATTGATACTACTCCACTGTGTCCGTATCCTGGCAGCAATGATGAGAATAATGAGAAGCATCGCAGAGCAGCTACTCAATGGGAGAACACAATAACGGATGTGGGTCAAAGGTTCAGTAGTTTTGCTGAATTCCGTGAAGCTCTGCATAAATACTCAATTGCCCATGGATTCACTTATAGGTATAAGAAAAATGATAGTCGCAGGGTAACTGCTAAATGCAAGGTTGAAGGATGTTCGTGGTGCATATATGCATCAAGGTTGCCTACCACTCAGCTAATATGTATCAAGAAAATGAATGCAAAGCATACATGTGATGGCGCTGCTGTTAAAGCTGCGTACCGGTCAACAAGGGGATGGATGGGAAGTATTATAAAGGAAAAGTTGAAGGTTGCTCCGAACTACAAGCCCAAGGATATAGCAAAAGATATTGAGCGTGAATATGGCATTCAGTTGAACTATTCTCAGGCTAGACGTGCAAAAGAGAAGGCAAGAGAGCAGCTTCAGGGTTCATTCAAAGAGGCGTACAGTCAGTTACCCTTGTTCTGTGAGAAAATTAGAGAAACTAATCCTGGTAGTGTTGCTACAATTGCCACTAAGGAGGACTCAAGTTTCCATCGCCTGTTTATTGCATTTCATGCGTCAATATCTGGTTTCCAACAAGGTTGCCGGCCTCTTCTTTTCCTGGACAGCACTCTTCTCTATGCTAAATATCAAGGAACACTTTTGGCTGCCATAGGAATAGATGGGAATGATGGCGTTTTCCCAGTAGCCTTTGCAGTTGTAGATGAGGAGACTAGTGACAACTGGCAGTGGTTTCTTTCAGAACTAAAATCTGCTGTTGCAACATCCTGTCCAATAACTTTTGTTTCTGATTTCCAAAGAGGGATAAGAGAGTCTTTGCAAAATGTCTTTGGTGAAGAGTGCTACCACGGCTATTGTCTGCATTATCTTGCAGAGAAActaaataatgatttaaaagGGCAGTTTTCACATGAAGCCAGACGCCTTATGATCCAAGATTTATGTGCTGCTGCTTTTGCCCCAAAGCTTGAGTCGTTTGAGCGCTGTGTTGAGAATATAAAAGCTATCTCACCTGAAGTTTACAATTGGGTCTCTAGAAGTGAGCCTGAACACTGGGCAAATGCCTTTTTTGGTGGCGCAAGGTATGGCCACTTAATGTCCAACTTTGGGAAGCTTTTCTATGATTGGGTAGCGGAGTTGAATGAGTTGCCAATAACTCAAATGGTCGATGGGTTACGAGGTAAAGTAATGGAATTAATTTATGCTAGGCGTGTCGAATCCAGTCAGTGGCTTACTACATTGACACCTTTGATGGAACagaaacttcaaattgatgCATCAAAAGCGAGGTCACTTCACCCATTACCCTCACATGGCAGCACATTTGAAGTTCGTGGTGAATCTGTCGAAGTAGTTGATATTGATCAATGGGATTGTAGTTGCAAAGAGTGGCAGCTTAATGGATTGGCTTGTTGCCATAGTATTGCTGTTTCTGAATACCTAGGAAGGAGCCCCTATGATCTTTGCTCCCGATACTTCTCAACTGAGAGTTACCATGCAACATATGCTGAATCAATTAACCCCATACCTCATTTGGAAAAACCGATTAAAGGTGAACCAGATATGGAGCACATGGTCATAGTTGTTACTCCTCCACCAACAAAACGTCCACCTGGTCGACCAAAGATGAAAAAGGCAGACACTTTTGACATAGTCAAACGTCAGATGCAGTGCAGCAAGTGTAAGGGCCTAGGCCACAATAAGAAGACGTGTGG GAAGGTGAATAATATTGATGAACAAGACCCTCTACTTCTCAATGGCTTGATAACAGTAGAACTTGAAGAGACTTCAGTATCCATGGAATTGGAACCTTCTCTTCCAACGTAG
- the LOC101247243 gene encoding muDR family transposase-like protein isoform X1 gives MIHCDDLLGVDAAIDTTPLCPYPGSNDENNEKHRRAATQWENTITDVGQRFSSFAEFREALHKYSIAHGFTYRYKKNDSRRVTAKCKVEGCSWCIYASRLPTTQLICIKKMNAKHTCDGAAVKAAYRSTRGWMGSIIKEKLKVAPNYKPKDIAKDIEREYGIQLNYSQARRAKEKAREQLQGSFKEAYSQLPLFCEKIRETNPGSVATIATKEDSSFHRLFIAFHASISGFQQGCRPLLFLDSTLLYAKYQGTLLAAIGIDGNDGVFPVAFAVVDEETSDNWQWFLSELKSAVATSCPITFVSDFQRGIRESLQNVFGEECYHGYCLHYLAEKLNNDLKGQFSHEARRLMIQDLCAAAFAPKLESFERCVENIKAISPEVYNWVSRSEPEHWANAFFGGARYGHLMSNFGKLFYDWVAELNELPITQMVDGLRGKVMELIYARRVESSQWLTTLTPLMEQKLQIDASKARSLHPLPSHGSTFEVRGESVEVVDIDQWDCSCKEWQLNGLACCHSIAVSEYLGRSPYDLCSRYFSTESYHATYAESINPIPHLEKPIKGEPDMEHMVIVVTPPPTKRPPGRPKMKKADTFDIVKRQMQCSKCKGLGHNKKTCGKVNNIDEQDPLLLNGLITVELEETSVSMELEPSLPT, from the exons ATGATTCATTGTGATGATCTGCTTGGTGTTGATGCTGCCATTGATACTACTCCACTGTGTCCGTATCCTGGCAGCAATGATGAGAATAATGAGAAGCATCGCAGAGCAGCTACTCAATGGGAGAACACAATAACGGATGTGGGTCAAAGGTTCAGTAGTTTTGCTGAATTCCGTGAAGCTCTGCATAAATACTCAATTGCCCATGGATTCACTTATAGGTATAAGAAAAATGATAGTCGCAGGGTAACTGCTAAATGCAAGGTTGAAGGATGTTCGTGGTGCATATATGCATCAAGGTTGCCTACCACTCAGCTAATATGTATCAAGAAAATGAATGCAAAGCATACATGTGATGGCGCTGCTGTTAAAGCTGCGTACCGGTCAACAAGGGGATGGATGGGAAGTATTATAAAGGAAAAGTTGAAGGTTGCTCCGAACTACAAGCCCAAGGATATAGCAAAAGATATTGAGCGTGAATATGGCATTCAGTTGAACTATTCTCAGGCTAGACGTGCAAAAGAGAAGGCAAGAGAGCAGCTTCAGGGTTCATTCAAAGAGGCGTACAGTCAGTTACCCTTGTTCTGTGAGAAAATTAGAGAAACTAATCCTGGTAGTGTTGCTACAATTGCCACTAAGGAGGACTCAAGTTTCCATCGCCTGTTTATTGCATTTCATGCGTCAATATCTGGTTTCCAACAAGGTTGCCGGCCTCTTCTTTTCCTGGACAGCACTCTTCTCTATGCTAAATATCAAGGAACACTTTTGGCTGCCATAGGAATAGATGGGAATGATGGCGTTTTCCCAGTAGCCTTTGCAGTTGTAGATGAGGAGACTAGTGACAACTGGCAGTGGTTTCTTTCAGAACTAAAATCTGCTGTTGCAACATCCTGTCCAATAACTTTTGTTTCTGATTTCCAAAGAGGGATAAGAGAGTCTTTGCAAAATGTCTTTGGTGAAGAGTGCTACCACGGCTATTGTCTGCATTATCTTGCAGAGAAActaaataatgatttaaaagGGCAGTTTTCACATGAAGCCAGACGCCTTATGATCCAAGATTTATGTGCTGCTGCTTTTGCCCCAAAGCTTGAGTCGTTTGAGCGCTGTGTTGAGAATATAAAAGCTATCTCACCTGAAGTTTACAATTGGGTCTCTAGAAGTGAGCCTGAACACTGGGCAAATGCCTTTTTTGGTGGCGCAAGGTATGGCCACTTAATGTCCAACTTTGGGAAGCTTTTCTATGATTGGGTAGCGGAGTTGAATGAGTTGCCAATAACTCAAATGGTCGATGGGTTACGAGGTAAAGTAATGGAATTAATTTATGCTAGGCGTGTCGAATCCAGTCAGTGGCTTACTACATTGACACCTTTGATGGAACagaaacttcaaattgatgCATCAAAAGCGAGGTCACTTCACCCATTACCCTCACATGGCAGCACATTTGAAGTTCGTGGTGAATCTGTCGAAGTAGTTGATATTGATCAATGGGATTGTAGTTGCAAAGAGTGGCAGCTTAATGGATTGGCTTGTTGCCATAGTATTGCTGTTTCTGAATACCTAGGAAGGAGCCCCTATGATCTTTGCTCCCGATACTTCTCAACTGAGAGTTACCATGCAACATATGCTGAATCAATTAACCCCATACCTCATTTGGAAAAACCGATTAAAGGTGAACCAGATATGGAGCACATGGTCATAGTTGTTACTCCTCCACCAACAAAACGTCCACCTGGTCGACCAAAGATGAAAAAGGCAGACACTTTTGACATAGTCAAACGTCAGATGCAGTGCAGCAAGTGTAAGGGCCTAGGCCACAATAAGAAGACGTGTGG GAAGGTGAATAATATTGATGAACAAGACCCTCTACTTCTCAATGGCTTGATAACAGTAGAACTTGAAGAGACTTCAGTATCCATGGAATTGGAACCTTCTCTTCCAACGTAG
- the LOC101246948 gene encoding protein ROH1A, with translation MPVTDNQGSFLNRISIRRNQVSNVENNHEQDQEDLELFQKHVAERFADLLPSDSLTTADSPAKDQSPLFSISWYRKLLDVFLCCEAEFKALVLIGRDPVQFSKPPLDRLVPDILDRSIKSLDICNAVTHGLELVRHWQKLAVTAVTALERKPMGDGQVRRAKKALNTLLTSMMLDDKENNYHAKVAERTWSFGRRSGAAGNNNANNKDRTNGTFRSMSWPVAKSWSASKQVQAMASTLVAPRGGESTGLALPIYIMSTIFVFVMWGLVSAIPCQERTGLMTHFPMMRNLNWGQSLISLQDKIAEEWKKKEKKGTTGLLDELQKMEKVAQNLVDFAENFQFPAEEEKVEEVAGQVAEMAEICRKMEEGLAPLQQQIREVFHRIVRSRGEVLEVLDQVGKMSTPVLY, from the coding sequence ATGCCAGTAACGGATAATCAAGGATCATTCCTCAATCGGATAAGTATCCGTCGGAATCAAGTTTCAAATGTGGAAAATAATCATGAACAAGATCAAGAAGATCTCGAACTTTTTCAAAAACACGTAGCTGAACGTTTCGCTGATTTATTACCAAGTGATTCGTTAACAACTGCTGATTCCCCTGCGAAGGATCAATCACCACTTTTCTCGATTTCGTGGTATCGTAAATTACTCGATGTTTTCCTCTGTTGTGAAGCTGAATTTAAGGCGCTTGTTCTAATTGGACGCGATCCCGTTCAGTTTTCAAAGCCTCCATTGGATCGTCTTGTACCTGATATTCTAGATCGTTCTATTAAATCTCTTGATATTTGTAATGCAGTGACGCACGGGTTGGAACTCGTGCGTCACTGGCAAAAGTTAGCTGTAACAGCTGTTACGGCGTTAGAGCGAAAGCCAATGGGAGATGGACAAGTAAGACGAGCGAAAAAGGCGTTGAACACGTTGCTTACGTCGATGATGCTTGatgataaagagaataattatcACGCGAAAGTCGCTGAACGAACGTGGTCCTTTGGACGACGTAGTGGTGCAGCTGGAAATAATAATGCTAATAATAAAGACAGAACAAATGGTACTTTTCGTTCAATGTCCTGGCCTGTGGCAAAGTCGTGGTCGGCTTCGAAACAGGTACAGGCTATGGCGTCCACTCTGGTGGCGCCACGGGGAGGTGAGTCTACTGGACTCGCCTTGCCAATTTACATCATGAGCACGATTTTCGTGTTTGTGATGTGGGGATTGGTGTCAGCAATTCCGTGTCAAGAGCGTACGGGACTGATGACACATTTCCCAATGATGAGGAATTTGAATTGGGGACAGTCATTGATTTCACTGCAGGATAAAATTGCTGAGGAATggaagaaaaaggagaaaaaaggaaCAACTGGTTTGTTGGATGAGCTGCAGAAAATGGAGAAAGTTGCACAGAATTTGGTTGATTTTGCTGAGAATTTTCAGTTTCCGGCGGAGGAGGAGAAGGTGGAGGAAGTGGCGGGGCAGGTGGCGGAGATGGCGGAGATATGCCGGAAAATGGAGGAGGGATTAGCGCCATTGCAACAACAAATTAGAGAAGTGTTTCATAGGATTGTGAGGAGCAGAGGTGAAGTTCTTGAGGTTCTTGATCAAGTTGGTAAAATGTCAACACCagtactttattaa
- the MDHAR gene encoding monodehydroascorbate reductase (NADH): protein MYSVVIRRLMATTPNTMSIKQGLSLWCPQSAVLNRISRVSVPSRSFRRSFVAASSFDNENREYVVVGGGNAAGYAARTFVEHGQANGKLCIVTKEPYAPYERPALTKAYLFPLDKKPARLPGFHTCVGAGGERQTPDWYKEQGIEMLYEDPVTGIDIEKQTLTTNSGKLLKYGTLIIATGCTASRFPEKIGGNLPGVHYIRDVADADSLISSLGKAKKLVVVGGGYIGMEVAAAAVAWKLDTTIIFPEEHLLSRLFTPSLAQKYEQLYQDSGVKFVKGAKIKHLESGPDSRVTAVKLEDGSSIETDTVVIGIGAKPAVSPFDMVGLNNTVGGIEVDGQFRTNIPGIFAIGDVAAFPLKIYNRIARVEHVDHARKSAQHCIKSLLTAHTHTYDYLPYFYSRVFEYEGSSRKVWWQFFGDNVGEAVEVGNFDPKVATFWIDSGKLKGVLLESGSPEEFQLLPKLARSQPSVDIAKLQNASSVEEALEIAQASL from the exons ATGTATTCag TTGTTATTCGGAGATTAATGGCGACTACGCCTAATACGATGTCGATTAAGCAAGGTCTTTCACTCTGGTGTCCTCAATCAGCTGTGTTGAATCGGATTTCAAGGGTTTCGGTTCCTTCTAGAAGCTTCAGGAGAAGTTTCGTTGCTGCTTCATCATTTGATAATGAGAATCGaga GTATGTGGTAGTTGGAGGAGGAAATGCAGCTGGATATGCTGCTAGAACTTTTGTTGAGCATGGACAAGCTAATGGAAAGTTATGCATTGTGACCAAAGAG CCATATGCACCATATGAACGTCCAGCATTGACCAAAGCATACTTGTTTCCTCTGGACAAAAAGCCAGCACGTTTACCG GGCTTTCATACTTGTGTTGGCGCTGGTGGTGAGAGGCAAACACCTGATTGGTACAAGGAACAAGGGATAGAG ATGTTGTATGAAGATCCAGTAACAGGAATTGATATAGAAAAGCAAACTCTGACAACAAATTCAGGAAAGCTGCTCAAGTATGGCACCCTTATTATTGCAACCGGATGTACGGCATCCAG ATTTCCTGAGAAGATCGGAGGAAATTTACCTGGGGTTCACTATATTCGGGATGTGGCAGATGCTGATTCATTAATATCCTCACTG gGGAAAGCAAAAAAACTTGTAGTTGTTGGTGGTGGTTATATAGGAATGGAAGTTGCTGCAGCTGCCGTAGCCTGGAAACTTGATACAACT ATAATTTTTCCAGAAGAGCATCTCTTATCAAGACTGTTCACTCCTTCTCTTGCCCAAAAGTATGAACAACTCTACCAAGACAGTGGTGTCAAATTCGTCAAG GGTGCTAAGATAAAACATCTAGAATCTGGTCCAGATAGCCGGGTAACTGCAGTTAAGCTTGAAGATGGATCAAGTATAGAGACAGACACG GTTGTTATTGGTATTGGAGCAAAACCTGCCGTCAGTCCATTTGACATGGTTGGCTTAAACAACACTGTCGGTGGAATAGAG GTTGACGGACAGTTCCGAACAAACATACCTGGAATCTTTGCCATTGGAGATGTTGCCGCATTTCCATTGAAG ATATACAACCGAATTGCACGGGTGGAGCACGTTGACCATGCTCGTAAATCTGCACAGCATTGTATTAAATCATTGCTAACTGCACACACGCACAC GTATGACTATTTACCATACTTCTACTCAAGGGTTTTTGAATATGAAGGAAGCTCTAGGAAAGTATGGTGGCAATTCTTTGGTGACAATG TTGGGGAGGCCGTTGAAGTTGGGAATTTTGATCCAAAGGTTGCAACATTTTGGATCGACTCTG GTAAGCTGAAGGGGGTTCTTCTTGAAAGTGGGAGTCCTGAG GAATTCCAACTGCTTCCAAAACTTGCACGAAGCCAGCCCTCTGTTGACATAGCCAAACTTCAAAATGCATCGTCGGTTGAAGAGGCTCTAGAAATTGCTCAAGCTTCCTTGTAG
- the ACS1B gene encoding 1-aminocyclopropane-1-carboxylate synthase, whose protein sequence is MVSISKNNQKQQLLSKIATNDGHGENSPYFDGWKAYANNPFHLTDNPTGVIQMGLAENQLCFDLIQEWMVNNPKASICTVEGAENFQDIAIFQDYHGLPEFRQAVARFMEKVRGDRVTFDPNRIVMSGGATGAHEMLAFCLADPGDAFLVPTPYYPGFDRDLRWRTGVQLFPVVCESCNDFKVTTKALEEAYEKAQQSNIKIKGLLINNPSNPLGTLLDKDTLRDIVTFINSKNIHLVCDEIYAATVFDQPRFISVSEMVEEMIECNTDLIHIVYSLSKDLGFPGFRVGIVYSYNDTVVNISRKMSSFGLVSTQTQHMLASMLSDEIFVEKFIAESSERLGKRQGMFTKGLAQVGISTLKSNAGLFFWMDLRRLLKEATFDGELELWRIIINEVKLNVSPGCSFHCSEPGWFRVCFANMDDETMRIALRRIRNFVLQTKGLNNIAAIKKQCSRSKLQISLSFRRLDDFNSPAHSPMNSPLVRT, encoded by the exons aTGGTGTCTATTTCAAAGAATAACCAAAAACAACAACTTCTTTCAAAGATAGCCACAAATGATGGTCATGGGGAAAATTCACCTTATTTTGATGGTTGGAAGGCTTATGCAAATAACCCTTTTCATCTAACTGATAATCCTACTGGTGTTATTCAGATGGGTCTTGCTGAAAATCAG CTTTGTTTTGATTTAATCCAAGAATGGATGGTGAATAATCCAAAAGCATCAATTTGCACTGTTGAAGGAGCTGAaaatttccaagatattgcaaTTTTTCAAGATTATCATGGCTTGCCAGAGTTTAGACAA gcAGTTGCAAGGTTTATGGAGAAAGTGAGAGGTGACAGAGTGACATTTGATCCAAACAGAATAGTAATGAGTGGAGGAGCAACTGGTGCTCATGAAATGCTTGCTTTTTGCTTGGCTGATCCTGGTGATGCCTTTTTGGTCCCAACACCATATTATCCAGG ATTTGATAGAGATTTGAGATGGAGAACTGGTGTTCAACTATTTCCAGTTGTTTGTGAAAGTTGTAATGATTTCAAAGTGACTACAAAAGCCTTAGAAGAAGCATATGAAAAAGCTCAACAAtccaacatcaaaataaaaggCTTACTTATAAACAATCCTTCAAATCCATTAGGTACTCTTCTTGACAAGGACACGCTACGAGACATTGTAACGTTCATCAACTCGAAAAACATCCATTTAGTATGCGATGAAATCTATGCTGCTACGGTGTTTGATCAGCCTAGATTTATCAGTGTATCCGAAATGGTTGAGGAGATGATTGAATGCAACACAGATTTGATCCATATAGTCTATAGCTTGTCTAAAGACTTAGGATTTCCAGGATTCAGAGTTGGAATTGTTTACTCGTACAACGATACAGTTGTAAACATTTCTAGAAAGATGTCAAGTTTCGGGCTAGTTTCAACTCAGACACAACATATGCTAGCATCAATGTTGTCTGATGAGATATTTGTTGAGAAATTCATTGCTGAGAGTTCCGAAAGGCTCGGGAAAAGGCAGGGGATGTTCACAAAAGGACTAGCACAAGTtggaattagtacattgaaAAGCAATGCTGGTTTGTTTTTCTGGATGGATTTAAGGAGACTGCTTAAAGAAGCAACATTTGATGGTGAGTTAGAATTATGGAGAATTATTATTAATGAAGTAAAACTTAATGTTTCACCAGGATGTTCATTTCATTGTTCTGAACCTGGTTGGTTTAGAGTTTGTTTTGCAAATATGGACGACGAAACGATGAGAATTGCATTAAGAAGGATAAGGAACTTTGTGCTTCAAACAAAGGGACTTAACAACATTGCTGCTATTAAGAAACAATGCAGTAGGAGTAAACTTCAGATCAGCTTATCGTTTCGAAGATTGGATGATTTTAACTCACCAGCTCACTCTCCGATGAATTCGCCTTTGGTTAGGACataa
- the ACS1A gene encoding 1-aminocyclopropane-1-carboxylate synthase: MVSISKNNQKQQLLSKIATNDGHGENSPYFDGWKAYANNPFHLTDNPTGVIQMGLAENQLCFDLIQEWVVNNPKASICTVEGAENFQDIAIFQDYHGLPEFRQAVARFMEKVRGDRVTFDPNRIVMSGGATGAHEMLAFCLADPGDAFLVPTPYYPGFDRDLRWRTGVQLFPVVCESCNDFKVTTKALEEAYEKAQQSNIKIKGLLINNPSNPLGTLLDKDTLRDIVTFINSKNIHLVCDEIYAATVFDQPRFISVSEIVEDMIECNKDLIHIVYSLSKDLGFPGFRVGIVYSYNDTVVNIARKMSSFGLVSTQTQHLLASMLSDEVFIDKFIAESSERLGERQGMFTKGLAEVGISTLKSNAGLFFWMDLRRLLKEATFDSELELWRIIINEVKLNVSPGCSFHCSEPGWFRVCFANMDDETMRIALKRISYFVLQPKGLNNIAAIKKQCSRRKLQISLSFRRLDHEFMNSPAHSPMNSPLVRT; this comes from the exons atGGTGTCTATTTCAAAGAATAACCAAAAACAACAACTTCTTTCAAAGATAGCTACAAATGATGGTCATGGGGAAAATTCACCTTATTTTGATGGTTGGAAGGCTTATGCAAATAATCCTTTTCATCTAACTGATAATCCTACTGGTGTTATTCAGATGGGTCTGGCTGAAAATCAG CTTTGTTTTGATTTAATCCAAGAATGGGTGGTGAATAATCCAAAAGCATCAATTTGCACTGTTGAAGGAGCTGAaaatttccaagatattgcaaTTTTTCAAGATTATCATGGCTTGCCAGAGTTTAGACAA gcAGTTGCAAGGTTTATGGAGAAAGTGAGAGGTGACAGAGTTACATTTGATCCAAACAGAATAGTAATGAGTGGAGGAGCAACTGGTGCTCATGAAATGCTTGCTTTTTGTTTGGCTGATCCTGGTGATGCCTTTTTGGTCCCAACACCATATTATCCAGG ATTTGATAGAGATTTGAGATGGAGAACTGGTGTTCAACTATTTCCAGTTGTTTGTGAAAGTTGTAATGATTTCAAAGTGACTACAAAAGCCTTGGAAGAAGCATATGAAAAAGCTCAACAAtccaacatcaaaataaaaggCTTACTTATAAACAACCCTTCAAATCCATTAGGTACTCTTCTTGACAAGGACACACTCCGTGACATTGTAACGTTCATCAACTCGAAAAACATCCATTTAGTATGCGATGAAATCTATGCTGCTACGGTGTTTGATCAGCCTAGATTCATCAGTGTATCTGAAATAGTTGAGGATATGATTGAATGCAACAAAGATTTGATCCATATAGTCTATAGCTTGTCTAAAGACTTGGGATTTCCAGGATTCAGAGTTGGAATTGTTTACTCGTACAACGATACAGTAGTAAACATTGCTAGAAAGATGTCAAGCTTTGGGTTAGTTTCAACTCAGACACAACATTTGCTTGCATCAATGTTGTCTGATGAAGTATTCATTGACAAATTCATTGCTGAGAGTTCCGAAAGACTCGGAGAAAGGCAGGGGATGTTTACAAAAGGACTAGCAGAAGTtggaattagtacattgaaAAGCAATGCTGGTTTGTTTTTCTGGATGGATTTAAGGAGGCTTCTTAAAGAAGCAACATTTGATAGTGAGTTAGAATTATGGAGAATTATTATCAATGAAGTGAAACTTAATGTTTCACCAGGATGTTCATTTCATTGTTCTGAACCTGGTTGGTTTAGAGTTTGTTTTGCAAACATGGATGACGAGACGATGAGGATTGCATTAAAAAGGATAAGTTACTTTGTGCTTCAGCCAAAGGGACTTAACAACATTGCTGCTATTAAGAAACAATGCAGCAGGAGGAAACTTCAGATCAGCTTATCGTTTCGAAGATTGGATCATGAGTTCATGAACTCACCAGCTCACTCTCCGATGAATTCGCCTTTGGTCAGGACTTAA